In Caballeronia sp. TF1N1, the DNA window CGCCAGACCGAAAGCTGACCTGGCCAAAGCGCGTAGAACGGATACGGTCGCCGGCGCACACGCCGAACGCTTTGAATTCGCCTTGAAGCAAGGCAAGCCTTTCGCGCATCAAAACGATCGGTGACAAAATTTCGCACTCCGTCTCAATCATCCCGGAGGGTTGACAGGGCAGAATCGAAACAACATCCTCGTCAGGATGTATGCGAGAGAAAGCCTGGCTGGCCTCGCTGACATTGAGAGACTGAGCCATGAAAATCAAAATAATCGACTTCTGCACAGCGTTGCTGATCGGCTCGCTGACTGGCTTATTGAATGGCGGCAATGCGTTTGCTCAACGTCAACCAAGCGCAAAGGTTGCTGCGCTGTCCATCGAAGGCAAGATGCTCGTGCAGATCATCGGCGAGGTAAAAGCTGTCGATCCGGACGCGCATCGCGTCACCGTGGTCAATGCGCAAGGGCAGGAGACGCAATTGAACGTCGGGCAGGAGATGCAAGATCTGAACAAGTTGCCTATTGGCACACGAGTGAATAGCACGGCCCTTCGCGCGGTTACGCTCACGCCCGTCAAAGCACAGCCTTTGCAGGAAATGCTGCCGGGGCAAACGCAGTTCGTCGGGCAGGTTACGGGCGCCGACAGTGCAACCGGCGTCGTCATGCTGAAGGACGCCAACAGCTTGCCAATCGAGATACGTACAACCCATCCCGGCGACGCCGCCGCGCTCGCATCCGGCGCGACCGTGAAAGTGGTCTGGAAAAGCGTTTCGAAGCGCTGACTCCATGCAGGCCAAGCTCGGTTCAAGCTGCAGGCGCCGCGACCAGCCTCACGCGCGTGATTTCGGAAGGCGCGCCGAGGCGCTTGGGCGGTCCCCAATAGCCCGTCCCTCGACTCGTGTACACCCACAGTCCGTTAAATTTCACGAGACCCGACACGAACGGCTGCTGCAGCTTGACGAAGAAGTTCCACGGAAAGAACTGTCCGCCATGTGTATGCCCCGACAGTTGCAGCGTGAAACCCGCATCGGCGGCGGCGGTCGCGCTGCGTGGCTGATGGGCAAGGAGCACGCGCACGGTGGCATCGGCGGGAGCGCCTTCCATCGCTTTAGCCGGGTCGCTCCGGTGCGCGGGATCGAAGCTGCCCGCGCCGTAATCGGTGACACCGGCGATCACGGCTTGCGCGCCGTCGTGGTTCAGCACCACATGCTGATTGAGCAGCACATTCATGCCGAGCCGCCGGAATTCGACGATCCACTTGTCCGCGCCCGAGTAATACTCGTGATTACCCGTGACGAGGAACGCGCCGTGCCGCGCGCTCAATTCCGCGAGCGGGCGTGTATGAGCAGCGAGGTGCGGCACACTGCCATCGACCACGTCGCCCGTCACCGCGATCAGATCCGGCTGCAACGCATTGACGGCCGCGACGATTCGCTCGACATAGTGCCGCTTGATGGTCGGGCCGACGTGGATATCGCTGATCTGCACAATAGTGAAGCCTTCGAGCGCCGCCGGCAAATTGTCGATGGGCACGTCCACGCTCTTTACCGGCGCGCGCTTTCGCGCGTTGTAAAAGCCGGCGGCGGACGAGAGCAACGCGAGCATGGGCACGGCCAGCGCACTCTCGGCAACGAAGCGGGGCGCGCCTATGGGCGTGCCGCGCAGCCAGTCGAACACATGCACGAACAGCAGCACGAGATCGCGCGCGAAGGTCAGCAGCAGGAGCGACGAGAAGAAGCCGAGCGCGGTCAGGCCGAACCAGGCGAGCCGATCCGCAAGCGGTTGCTTTTCGATCGATCGCGCGGACATGCCGAGCGGAATCAAAATCAGCGAGGCGACGAGCAGTGCGATGGCAAGCGCCTTGAGCGCCGGGCCGACGGGCGCATCGGGAATGAGCCGCACGCCAACGTAGATATGAAAGAGAACACCAATGCCAATGAAGCGGATAAAAAATGCCGAACGTCGCATAACGCCCCTAAAAGGTCAAAAATGCGGCGGGCAAGAATACGCGTGACGCGTCGGCGCGTCGAATATACGCGTCGTTGCCCTTAGCCGGTCCTGTCGATCGATTCTACCGGTTCGGGGCCATATCCGCCGTGGGCGTGCGTCTGGGCGTAGTCGTCTGCATGATATCGTCGAGCGAATTTGTTTGGACTACCGATGTGCAACGAGGAGTGATCAAATGAAATCAGGCTTTCGCGCGCTTTCTCTCTTTCCGATGACGGCAATCGTCGTGGCGTCCGGCACCGCTTTCGCTCAGACCAACGACGCATTGACGAACCAGGCGCGGCAGGTCATCGGCGCGGCGCAGCCTATCCACGTTCAAGCCGTCATCACGGGCATAGACCCGTCGACGCGCACGCTCATCGTGCATGGTCCGCGTGGCGATTCGACAGTGCTCGTCAATAAGGAAGTGACGGGTTTCGATCAGCTTCATGTCGGCGACAAGGTCGATGTCCAGTACAAGAACGCTTTGGTTTCGAACGTGGAAAAGGTAACGGGCAAGGATCAGGGCCTGCGTAAGCGCGTGGACACGCAAACCTATTCGCCCGCTTCGGGCGCGAATGGCGCAAGCGGCTTCGATTCCTCGCGTCAGGTCGAGATTCTCGCCACGGTCGTGAGGGTCGACAAGAAGCATCACACCGTCACGCTGCGCGGACCGTGGCGCACCGAGACCATGGACCTTCCGCCCGATGTCGCAGCCGACAACCTCAAGAAGGGCGACACCGTGCATGCGGTGTTCGTTTCCGCGGCCGCGGTGAAAGTGACGCCCGTCGCGGCATCGAAATGAGCGAAGGCCCCGGCGTTAAACACGCGCGGGGCCTTCGCTCGGTGCATCGGCTAAAAAATCAGACCTGCAGGCACAGATACTTGATGACGACGTAATCGTCGATGCCATAGTGCGAGCCTTCACGGCCCAGTCCCGATTGCTTGACGCCGCCGAACGGCGCGACTTCGTTCGAGATCAGGCCGGTGTTGATTCCGACCATGCCGTATTCGAGCGCTTCCGCCACGCGCCACACGCGTGCAATGTCGCGGCTGTA includes these proteins:
- a CDS encoding metallophosphoesterase translates to MRRSAFFIRFIGIGVLFHIYVGVRLIPDAPVGPALKALAIALLVASLILIPLGMSARSIEKQPLADRLAWFGLTALGFFSSLLLLTFARDLVLLFVHVFDWLRGTPIGAPRFVAESALAVPMLALLSSAAGFYNARKRAPVKSVDVPIDNLPAALEGFTIVQISDIHVGPTIKRHYVERIVAAVNALQPDLIAVTGDVVDGSVPHLAAHTRPLAELSARHGAFLVTGNHEYYSGADKWIVEFRRLGMNVLLNQHVVLNHDGAQAVIAGVTDYGAGSFDPAHRSDPAKAMEGAPADATVRVLLAHQPRSATAAADAGFTLQLSGHTHGGQFFPWNFFVKLQQPFVSGLVKFNGLWVYTSRGTGYWGPPKRLGAPSEITRVRLVAAPAA